Proteins encoded within one genomic window of Streptomyces sp. NBC_01314:
- a CDS encoding riboflavin synthase: MFTGIVEELGEVTAVEKLGDSSRFRLRGPVVTQGARHGDSIAVNGVCLTVVEHEDDWFTADVMAESLDRSSLGALTAGSRVNLERPMAVGDRLGGHIVQGHVDGTGEVIERKPSENWEIVRISLPADLTRYVVEKGSITVDGISLTVVEAGPDYFTVSLIPTTLDLTTLGRKQPGDPVNLEVDVIAKYVERLLGARGADTQGIGIPGASQ; encoded by the coding sequence GTGTTCACCGGAATCGTCGAAGAGCTGGGTGAGGTCACCGCCGTCGAGAAGCTCGGCGACTCCTCCCGCTTCCGTCTGCGCGGCCCCGTTGTCACACAGGGCGCGCGCCACGGCGACTCCATCGCCGTCAACGGCGTCTGTCTCACGGTCGTGGAGCACGAGGACGACTGGTTCACCGCCGACGTCATGGCGGAGAGCCTGGATCGCTCCAGCCTCGGCGCCCTCACCGCCGGCTCCCGCGTCAACCTCGAACGCCCCATGGCCGTCGGCGACCGCCTCGGCGGGCACATCGTGCAGGGGCACGTCGACGGCACGGGCGAAGTCATCGAGCGCAAGCCGTCCGAGAACTGGGAGATCGTCAGGATCTCGCTCCCGGCGGACCTCACGCGGTACGTCGTCGAGAAGGGCTCCATCACCGTCGACGGCATCAGCCTGACCGTCGTCGAGGCCGGCCCCGACTACTTCACCGTGAGCCTCATCCCGACCACCCTCGACCTGACCACGCTCGGCCGCAAGCAGCCCGGCGACCCGGTCAACCTCGAGGTCGACGTCATCGCCAAGTACGTCGAGCGGCTGCTGGGCGCACGGGGAGCGGACACCCAGGGGATCGGTATTCCGGGGGCGTCGCAGTGA
- a CDS encoding nicotinamide riboside transporter PnuC: MNSLNTVAFTAFGQQILWSDMIGNVLGLIALALGAIRSIWNWPVQFLSGLVLFGAFAGHLTGSAGKQVIVMAVAGYGWWQWNRTKGQSADGAITPRFATWRERGYLIAGAVLGTLAVAGLFTAFPTLSWDPWPDAYIFTGTIVAMYAQARGMIEFWFAWLLVDLVGVPLNFANGYAFSGFVYIIYGALVLWGMRDWWLRSRKPALEGAPA, from the coding sequence GTGAACTCGCTGAACACCGTCGCCTTCACCGCCTTCGGCCAGCAGATCCTCTGGTCGGACATGATCGGCAACGTCCTCGGCCTGATCGCCCTCGCCCTCGGCGCGATCCGCTCCATCTGGAACTGGCCCGTGCAGTTTCTCTCCGGCCTCGTCCTCTTCGGCGCCTTCGCCGGCCACCTGACCGGCAGCGCAGGCAAGCAGGTCATCGTCATGGCCGTCGCCGGGTACGGCTGGTGGCAGTGGAACCGTACGAAGGGGCAGTCCGCGGACGGCGCCATCACCCCGCGCTTCGCCACCTGGCGCGAGCGCGGGTACCTCATCGCCGGTGCCGTGCTCGGCACCCTGGCCGTCGCCGGCCTCTTCACCGCGTTCCCCACCCTGTCCTGGGACCCCTGGCCGGACGCGTACATCTTCACCGGCACCATCGTCGCCATGTACGCCCAGGCGCGCGGCATGATCGAGTTCTGGTTCGCCTGGCTGCTCGTCGACCTGGTCGGCGTACCGCTCAACTTCGCCAACGGCTACGCCTTCTCCGGATTCGTCTACATCATCTACGGCGCGCTCGTCCTGTGGGGCATGCGCGACTGGTGGCTGCGCTCCCGCAAGCCCGCTCTGGAAGGAGCCCCGGCATGA
- a CDS encoding bifunctional 3,4-dihydroxy-2-butanone-4-phosphate synthase/GTP cyclohydrolase II: MTTAPILYSTADIENFGLDPVEQAIADIAAGRPVVVVDDEDRENEGDLVIAAEKATPEIIAFMMSECRGMICAPMEGDELDRLELPQMVQQNTESMRTAFTVTVDAAPGHGVTTGISASDRATTLQLLASGTAEPGDFVRPGHIFPLRARTGGVLVRDGHTEAAVDLARLAGLRPAGAIVEIAGEDGRMLRLPELIPFARKHGLTIISIEDLIAYRRSAEPTVKREAKTQLPTSFGDFTAYGYRSTVDGVEHVALVQGEIGDGEDVLVRVHSECLTGDIFHSLRCDCGPQLQTSLERIATEGRGVVVYLRGHEGRGIGLLSKLRAYELQERGRDTLDANLELGLPADARDYGAGAQILQDLGVRSLRLMTNNPEKTEALVRHGLDVIDREPMPVRAGEHNLRYLRTKRDRMGHDLPWLDATTASTCGNQ, translated from the coding sequence ATGACCACGGCGCCGATCCTGTACAGCACCGCCGACATCGAGAACTTCGGACTCGACCCCGTCGAGCAGGCCATCGCCGACATCGCGGCGGGCCGCCCGGTCGTGGTCGTCGACGACGAGGACCGCGAGAACGAGGGCGACCTCGTCATCGCCGCCGAGAAGGCCACCCCCGAGATCATCGCCTTCATGATGAGCGAGTGCCGGGGCATGATCTGCGCCCCGATGGAGGGCGACGAACTGGACCGGCTCGAACTGCCGCAGATGGTGCAGCAGAACACCGAGTCCATGCGCACCGCCTTCACCGTCACGGTCGACGCGGCGCCGGGGCACGGCGTCACCACCGGCATCTCCGCCTCCGACCGCGCCACCACCCTCCAGCTCCTGGCGAGCGGCACGGCCGAGCCGGGCGACTTCGTCCGCCCCGGTCACATCTTCCCGCTGCGCGCACGAACCGGCGGAGTGCTCGTGCGCGACGGCCACACCGAGGCCGCCGTCGACCTCGCCCGCCTCGCGGGCCTGCGCCCGGCCGGCGCGATCGTCGAGATCGCCGGCGAGGACGGCCGCATGCTGCGCCTTCCCGAACTGATCCCGTTCGCCCGCAAGCACGGCCTGACGATCATCTCCATCGAGGACCTCATCGCCTACCGCCGCTCCGCCGAACCCACCGTCAAGCGCGAGGCGAAGACCCAACTCCCCACGTCCTTCGGTGACTTCACCGCGTACGGCTACCGCTCCACCGTCGACGGCGTCGAGCACGTCGCCCTCGTCCAGGGCGAGATCGGCGACGGCGAGGACGTCCTCGTCCGCGTCCACTCCGAATGCCTCACCGGCGACATCTTCCACTCGCTGCGCTGCGACTGCGGCCCCCAGCTGCAAACCTCCCTCGAACGCATCGCCACCGAGGGCCGGGGCGTAGTCGTCTACCTGCGCGGCCACGAGGGCCGCGGCATCGGACTGCTGTCCAAGCTGCGCGCGTACGAACTCCAGGAGCGCGGCCGCGACACCCTCGACGCCAACCTGGAACTGGGCCTGCCCGCCGACGCCCGGGACTACGGCGCCGGCGCGCAGATCCTCCAGGACCTGGGCGTCCGCAGCCTGCGCCTGATGACCAACAACCCCGAGAAGACCGAGGCCCTGGTCCGGCACGGCCTCGACGTCATCGACCGCGAACCGATGCCGGTCCGCGCGGGCGAGCACAACCTCCGCTACCTGCGCACCAAGCGCGACCGGATGGGCCACGACCTGCCCTGGCTGGACGCGACCACCGCGTCCACCTGCGGCAACCAGTAA
- the ribH gene encoding 6,7-dimethyl-8-ribityllumazine synthase: MSGKGAPELSVRNCGDLRVAVIAAQWHEKVMDGLVEGALRALRDLGIDEPTLLRVPGSWELPVVAKVLAGRGYDAIVALGVVVRGGTPHFEYVCHGVTQGLTQVSVDTGVPIGFGVLTCDTEEQALDRAGIEGSNEDKGHEAVTAAVATAATLRSVSEPWR, translated from the coding sequence GTGAGCGGCAAGGGCGCACCCGAACTGTCCGTACGCAACTGCGGCGACCTGCGCGTCGCGGTCATCGCGGCCCAGTGGCACGAGAAGGTGATGGACGGCCTCGTCGAAGGAGCCCTGCGCGCCCTGCGCGACCTGGGCATCGACGAGCCGACCCTCCTGCGGGTCCCCGGCAGCTGGGAACTCCCCGTCGTCGCCAAGGTCCTCGCGGGCCGCGGCTACGACGCGATCGTCGCCCTCGGCGTCGTCGTCCGCGGCGGCACCCCCCACTTCGAGTACGTGTGCCACGGTGTCACCCAGGGCCTCACCCAGGTCTCCGTCGACACCGGCGTCCCCATCGGCTTCGGCGTACTGACCTGCGACACCGAGGAACAGGCCCTGGACCGCGCGGGCATCGAGGGCTCGAACGAGGACAAGGGCCACGAGGCGGTGACGGCGGCCGTGGCGACCGCGGCCACCCTCCGCTCAGTATCTGAACCCTGGCGCTGA
- a CDS encoding phosphoribosyl-ATP diphosphatase produces the protein MSKKTFEELFTELQHKAATGDPATSRTAELVEKGVHAIGKKVVEEAAEVWMAAEYEGKEAAAEEISQLLYHVQVMMVARGITLDDVYAHL, from the coding sequence ATGTCCAAGAAGACGTTCGAGGAGCTCTTCACCGAGCTCCAGCACAAGGCCGCCACCGGCGACCCCGCCACTTCCCGCACCGCAGAGCTGGTCGAGAAGGGCGTCCATGCCATCGGCAAGAAGGTCGTCGAAGAGGCCGCCGAGGTCTGGATGGCCGCCGAGTACGAGGGCAAGGAAGCGGCCGCCGAGGAGATCTCGCAGCTGCTTTACCACGTCCAGGTGATGATGGTCGCCCGCGGCATCACCCTGGACGACGTGTACGCCCATCTCTGA
- the hisG gene encoding ATP phosphoribosyltransferase, producing MLRIAVPNKGSLSGPAGEMLHEAGYQQRRESKELRIVDPVNEVEFFYLRPRDIAIYVSSGRLDIGITGRDLLIDSGAKAEEILPLGFARSTFQFAAKPGTANGVADLKGMTVATSYEGIVAKHLADHGTDASVVHLDGAVETAIELGVAEVIADVVETGTSLRNAGLEVFGDPIMKSEAIVIRRVGADTSSENEPKVQQFLRRLQGVLVARTYVMMDYDCRVEQLEKAVALTPGLESPTVSPLHNEGWVAVRAMVPAKEAQRIMDDLYDIGARAILTTAIHACRL from the coding sequence ATGCTGCGCATCGCCGTCCCCAACAAGGGTTCCCTGTCCGGACCTGCGGGGGAGATGCTGCATGAGGCCGGCTACCAGCAGCGCCGGGAGTCCAAGGAACTGCGGATCGTCGACCCGGTCAACGAGGTGGAGTTCTTCTACCTCCGCCCTCGCGACATCGCGATCTACGTCTCCTCCGGCCGCCTCGACATCGGCATCACCGGCCGCGACCTCCTGATCGACTCGGGCGCCAAGGCGGAGGAGATCCTGCCGCTCGGCTTCGCCCGCTCCACCTTCCAGTTCGCCGCCAAGCCCGGCACGGCGAACGGCGTCGCGGACCTGAAGGGCATGACGGTCGCCACCTCCTACGAGGGGATCGTCGCCAAGCACCTCGCCGACCACGGCACCGACGCCTCCGTCGTCCACCTCGACGGCGCCGTGGAGACCGCGATCGAGCTGGGTGTCGCCGAGGTCATCGCCGACGTCGTCGAGACCGGCACCTCCCTGCGGAACGCGGGCCTTGAGGTCTTCGGCGACCCGATCATGAAGTCCGAGGCCATCGTCATCCGCCGCGTCGGCGCCGACACGTCCTCGGAGAACGAGCCCAAGGTGCAGCAGTTCCTGCGCCGCCTCCAGGGCGTCCTCGTGGCCCGGACGTACGTGATGATGGACTACGACTGCCGCGTCGAGCAGCTGGAGAAGGCCGTCGCGCTCACGCCGGGCCTGGAGTCCCCGACCGTCTCGCCGCTGCACAACGAGGGCTGGGTCGCCGTGCGCGCCATGGTCCCGGCCAAGGAGGCCCAGCGGATCATGGACGACCTGTACGACATCGGTGCCCGGGCTATCCTGACCACCGCCATCCACGCCTGCCGCCTCTGA
- a CDS encoding PH domain-containing protein has protein sequence MPDQLSLPALPVTFRPGRTRAVLLTAAGAIFVVITVVALLLPTLGPGERLSFVFTAAMLAGVLGVLSRPRVVADDSGVTVVNIAGRRHLGWAEIVQVNLRVGDPWVFLDLTDGTSLPALGIQPGIAKQRAIEDARTLRALVEARSVSEPEQPQG, from the coding sequence ATGCCGGACCAGCTCTCTCTCCCCGCCCTGCCGGTCACTTTCCGGCCGGGCCGCACCCGGGCCGTGCTGCTGACCGCCGCGGGCGCGATCTTCGTGGTCATCACGGTGGTCGCACTGCTGCTGCCGACGCTCGGTCCGGGGGAGCGGCTCAGCTTCGTCTTCACGGCGGCCATGCTCGCCGGGGTGCTGGGCGTGCTCTCCCGGCCCCGGGTGGTCGCCGACGACTCCGGTGTGACCGTCGTCAACATCGCCGGGAGGCGGCACCTGGGCTGGGCGGAGATCGTGCAGGTGAACCTGCGGGTCGGCGACCCCTGGGTCTTCCTCGACCTCACCGACGGCACCAGCCTGCCCGCGCTCGGCATCCAGCCGGGCATCGCCAAGCAACGCGCCATCGAGGACGCCCGGACCCTCCGGGCGCTGGTGGAGGCCCGGTCGGTCTCCGAGCCCGAGCAGCCTCAGGGCTGA